A DNA window from Acidimicrobiales bacterium contains the following coding sequences:
- a CDS encoding ATP-binding protein gives MRNETSWEPGIDDAPAHVAGVVEAILNGLPALIGYWDADLRNQLANQAYVDYFGLTPAQIHGRHIREVLGEALYAKNLPFLERALAGERQMFDREIPTPNGEKRYTQASYIPDIVDGRVRGIVVLVTDISQRRIAEQEAKEARLAAQAANRAKTDFLAWVSHEFRTPLTSLLGFTALLRRDDLSSSALEDVAHIEQAARQLSAMVDDLLDSASLASGRLSLKPTTVRVSAVLGAAVNLVRPLAEERGVSLAMVPGAIGDATVWADPDRLKQVALNLLSNAIKYGAREAPVTVSVDVADRAVMLRFADMGTPLTPLECEMIFEPMVRLSGTAEKGTGLGLPLSRSLIEAMGGTLTVTPGDERGNTFVVTLPRADDAGGEGRAAEASPASTRALRLKSNLAHILYVESNVDSLGLVSAMLARFADVDVIPASQGHMAIDLARVHVPDAILLDVDLPDIGALELVRLLRSDERTRDIPIVAIAAAGSHPTADELADAGIKVVLAKPFTIEDLFLALDALSD, from the coding sequence GTGCGCAACGAGACGTCGTGGGAGCCGGGCATCGACGACGCCCCCGCGCATGTGGCCGGTGTCGTCGAGGCGATTCTCAACGGGCTGCCCGCGCTGATCGGTTACTGGGACGCCGACCTGCGCAACCAGCTCGCCAACCAGGCCTACGTCGACTACTTCGGGTTGACGCCGGCACAGATTCACGGCCGTCACATCCGCGAGGTGCTGGGCGAGGCGTTGTACGCCAAGAACCTGCCGTTCTTGGAGCGGGCGCTGGCGGGCGAACGGCAGATGTTCGATCGGGAGATCCCGACCCCGAACGGCGAGAAGCGCTACACGCAGGCGTCCTACATCCCCGACATCGTCGACGGGCGCGTGCGCGGCATCGTCGTGCTCGTCACCGACATCTCCCAGCGCCGCATCGCCGAGCAGGAAGCAAAAGAGGCCCGCCTGGCGGCCCAGGCGGCCAACCGGGCGAAGACCGACTTCTTGGCCTGGGTGAGCCATGAGTTCCGTACGCCGCTGACGAGCCTGCTCGGTTTCACCGCCTTGTTGCGCCGTGACGACCTGTCGTCATCTGCGCTCGAGGACGTCGCCCACATCGAGCAGGCGGCGCGTCAGCTGTCGGCGATGGTGGACGACCTGCTCGACAGCGCCAGCTTGGCCAGCGGACGGTTGTCGCTCAAGCCGACGACGGTGCGCGTGAGTGCCGTGCTCGGCGCGGCCGTGAACCTCGTGCGACCGCTGGCCGAGGAACGTGGCGTCTCCTTGGCGATGGTCCCCGGCGCCATCGGCGACGCGACGGTGTGGGCCGACCCGGACCGGCTGAAACAAGTCGCACTCAACCTGTTGTCCAACGCCATCAAGTACGGCGCACGCGAGGCGCCGGTCACGGTCAGCGTCGACGTGGCTGATCGCGCCGTGATGCTGCGCTTCGCCGACATGGGCACGCCGCTGACGCCGCTCGAGTGCGAGATGATCTTCGAACCGATGGTGCGTTTGTCCGGCACGGCCGAGAAGGGCACCGGCCTCGGGCTGCCGTTGAGCCGCAGCCTGATCGAGGCGATGGGCGGCACCCTGACCGTCACCCCCGGCGACGAACGGGGCAACACCTTCGTGGTGACGTTGCCCCGCGCCGACGACGCCGGTGGTGAGGGACGCGCCGCCGAGGCGTCGCCGGCCTCGACGCGGGCGTTGCGATTGAAATCGAATCTGGCGCACATCCTCTACGTGGAAAGCAACGTCGACAGCCTCGGGCTGGTGAGCGCCATGCTCGCCCGCTTCGCGGATGTCGACGTCATTCCCGCATCGCAGGGCCACATGGCGATCGACCTGGCGCGGGTGCACGTACCCGATGCGATCCTGCTCGACGTCGATCTGCCCGACATCGGCGCGCTCGAACTCGTCCGCCTGCTGCGCTCTGACGAACGCACGCGCGACATCCCGATCGTCGCGATCGCGGCGGCCGGCTCGCACCCGACCGCCGACGAGCTGGCCGACGCCGGCATCAAGGTGGTGCTGGCGAAGCCGTTCACGATCGAGGATCTGTTTCTGGCTCTCGACGCGTTGTCGGACTGA
- a CDS encoding nuclear transport factor 2 family protein: MASCRELWEQLSAAENRHDTSGHRGFLAEDVVVHVPGGAELGGVDAYCSMIDGFFGLLPDYRADVLAAAEAPDRLLVHWRIEGTAAGDRSISYTGCSVWRADGDRIVEGWLYPDRAQCSPSSTANPSPRRVPLAHGLGAAVGCTRGDRAGRAGVAGPSAADRRRCRRRLPSHCRLDAAGRRAGMPHRRTTRTRPRQPVP, encoded by the coding sequence ATGGCTTCCTGCCGGGAACTTTGGGAGCAACTCTCCGCCGCGGAGAATCGGCACGACACGAGCGGGCATCGCGGGTTCCTCGCCGAGGACGTCGTCGTGCACGTCCCGGGTGGCGCGGAGTTGGGCGGCGTCGACGCCTACTGCTCGATGATCGACGGGTTCTTCGGGTTGTTGCCCGACTACCGCGCCGACGTGCTGGCCGCCGCCGAAGCACCCGACCGCCTCCTCGTGCACTGGCGCATCGAGGGGACGGCGGCGGGCGATCGATCGATCAGCTACACCGGCTGCTCGGTGTGGCGCGCCGATGGTGATCGCATCGTCGAAGGCTGGCTGTACCCCGACCGTGCCCAATGCTCGCCCAGCTCGACGGCTAATCCGTCACCCCGGCGCGTACCCTTGGCCCATGGCTTGGGGGCGGCGGTTGGTTGTACTCGTGGCGATCGCGCTGGTCGCGCTGGCGTCGCCGGCCCAAGCGCGGCCGACCGGCGCCGATGTCGTCGCCGCCTGCCGAGCCACTGTCGGCTCGACGCCGCAGGTCGGCGAGCGGGCATGCCGCACCGGCGAACAACTCGTACGCGGCCCCGCCAACCGGTGCCGTGA
- a CDS encoding PBP1A family penicillin-binding protein: MVRTAAIAGALLAIGLLILIPQARAFTGDWTTSKGQALAQMSELSERSAVLRRDGTVLAYLHADENRAPVKLSQVPDAVVNAVIGVEDDRFWKHHGIDLRGMFRALATNVKSGEVRQGGSTLTQQLVKNSLLTPEKTVDRKVREALLAWRLEDHNTKKQILERYLNTVYFGNGAYGVQAAAEVYFGKKASQLDEGDAVLLAGLIRNPVGYDPIKYPAAAKARRKVVVDRLVTEGVITQAAGEQALARPLPSNVQSLEKTPNDYFVEEVKQALLHDRRLGETESERYNAVFKGGLRIYTTLDPAVADAAQHAVDNILPDTNGKFTAAVASIEPSTGAVRAIVGGKDFESQKFNLATQSHRQPGSSFKAFDLVAALREGYGPNTSVDGTSPCTVQFPDNPPYKLQNSEGEGGGVMSLTEATAGSINCAYVRLASVVGLDKIEQAAHDLGVTSDLKVHGHNCNCLTPAMAIGGLETGVSPLEMASAYATLADDGVYHKPYFIEKVLDRHGKVLFRGASKGEQKVSTQIAREAVSMLRTVVTNGTGTAANPGRWMTFGKTGTTSDFTDAWFVGSTRQLTAAVWMGSPVGAISMDHVGGVGRVFGGTYPARIFGSFMRTAMAGRPALAFPAPDPKQIGNRQMHLSPTATTGVTDTVVPGDVQVGEPGVTIGDGNPGHDGGGGGGPPTTKPPKNPPPTQPPPTQPGCQEPDNWPDNYPPFCS; this comes from the coding sequence TTGGTTCGAACTGCAGCGATCGCCGGAGCGCTCTTGGCGATTGGCCTGCTGATCCTGATTCCTCAGGCGCGCGCCTTCACCGGCGACTGGACGACCTCGAAGGGCCAGGCGCTGGCCCAGATGAGCGAGCTGAGCGAGCGCTCGGCGGTCCTGCGCCGCGACGGGACGGTTCTCGCCTATCTCCACGCCGACGAGAACCGGGCGCCGGTCAAGCTCTCGCAGGTACCCGACGCCGTCGTTAACGCCGTCATCGGCGTCGAGGACGACCGCTTCTGGAAGCACCACGGGATCGACCTGCGCGGCATGTTCCGCGCCCTCGCCACCAACGTCAAGTCGGGCGAAGTCCGCCAGGGCGGCTCGACGCTGACCCAGCAGCTGGTGAAGAACTCGCTGCTGACGCCGGAGAAGACCGTCGACCGCAAAGTCCGCGAGGCGCTGCTGGCCTGGCGCCTCGAGGACCACAACACCAAGAAGCAGATCCTCGAGCGCTACCTCAACACGGTGTACTTCGGCAACGGCGCCTACGGGGTCCAGGCGGCCGCCGAGGTGTACTTCGGCAAGAAGGCGTCGCAGCTCGACGAGGGCGACGCCGTTCTGCTCGCCGGCCTCATCCGCAACCCGGTCGGCTACGACCCCATCAAGTATCCGGCGGCGGCCAAGGCGCGGCGCAAGGTTGTCGTCGACCGGCTCGTCACCGAAGGCGTCATCACCCAGGCGGCGGGTGAGCAGGCGCTGGCGCGTCCGTTGCCGAGCAACGTGCAGAGCCTGGAGAAGACGCCCAACGACTACTTCGTCGAGGAGGTCAAGCAGGCGCTGCTGCACGACCGCCGCCTCGGCGAGACCGAGTCCGAGCGCTACAACGCGGTGTTCAAGGGTGGGCTGCGCATCTACACGACGCTCGACCCCGCCGTCGCCGACGCCGCGCAGCACGCCGTCGACAACATCCTGCCCGACACCAACGGCAAGTTCACCGCCGCCGTCGCGTCGATCGAACCGTCGACCGGCGCGGTGCGCGCCATCGTGGGCGGCAAGGACTTCGAGTCGCAGAAGTTCAACCTGGCGACGCAGTCGCACCGCCAGCCCGGATCGTCGTTCAAGGCGTTCGACCTCGTGGCCGCGCTGCGCGAGGGTTACGGCCCCAACACGAGCGTGGACGGCACGTCGCCCTGCACCGTGCAGTTCCCCGACAACCCGCCCTACAAGCTGCAGAACTCCGAAGGCGAAGGCGGCGGTGTCATGAGCCTGACGGAGGCGACGGCGGGTTCGATCAACTGCGCCTACGTGCGCCTGGCGTCGGTCGTGGGGCTCGACAAGATCGAACAGGCGGCACACGACCTTGGCGTCACGTCCGACCTCAAGGTGCACGGCCACAACTGCAACTGCCTGACGCCGGCGATGGCCATCGGCGGCCTCGAGACGGGCGTGTCGCCCCTCGAGATGGCCTCCGCGTACGCGACGCTCGCCGACGACGGCGTGTACCACAAGCCGTACTTCATCGAGAAGGTGCTCGACCGCCACGGCAAGGTGCTGTTCCGCGGCGCGTCGAAGGGCGAGCAGAAGGTGTCGACCCAGATCGCGCGTGAGGCCGTGTCGATGCTGCGCACCGTGGTCACCAACGGCACCGGGACCGCGGCCAACCCGGGTCGGTGGATGACCTTCGGTAAGACCGGCACCACGTCGGACTTCACCGATGCGTGGTTCGTCGGCTCGACGCGCCAACTCACCGCCGCGGTGTGGATGGGCTCGCCGGTGGGCGCGATCTCGATGGATCACGTGGGAGGAGTCGGCCGCGTGTTCGGCGGTACGTACCCGGCGCGCATCTTCGGATCCTTCATGCGCACCGCGATGGCCGGGCGTCCTGCGCTGGCGTTCCCCGCTCCCGACCCAAAGCAGATCGGCAACCGCCAGATGCACCTCAGCCCGACGGCGACGACCGGTGTGACCGACACCGTCGTGCCGGGCGACGTCCAGGTCGGCGAACCGGGCGTCACCATCGGCGACGGCAACCCGGGCCACGACGGGGGCGGTGGCGGCGGCCCGCCGACGACCAAGCCGCCGAAGAACCCGCCGCCGACGCAGCCGCCGCCCACCCAGCCGGGCTGCCAGGAGCCGGACAACTGGCCCGACAACTACCCGCCGTTCTGCTCGTGA
- the mobF gene encoding MobF family relaxase has translation MTTLKGASAGAYYTEELGGYYVDGGEPAGRWWGSGAEREFELSGDVDADEFLALMAGRDPATGALLGRAYGERSARGYDITFSAPKSVSVVWAVGEPDLRAEVAAAHDAAVEAVLSFVERHAHVRPSIGGQVVVVDGRGLAVARFRQHTSRALDPQLHTHAVVVAKVRAPNGGWYALDARLIKHDQRALSALYHAGLRAELTRRLRVEWRDPVNGIAEMAGVPDEVLDRFSRRAGDVEARLQVKLDRFRETLSREPMARERWRLEREAVVDSRPSKPKGRAANELRDTWRHELTEVGVQPETLIAAVTDRRQGLPLDAADTSRMRLFALADLAERQSGWRPTELVGAVARATPTTTSERADQLVARIEEVAEEAIARQLVDLGPELDERIPVRSDGRPITESALDRRLTLPSIIEQEEALVAWAERRWASPGTPAHLTGVEVEELDAAQRVVAAAVAGTAPLVCVVGPAGAGKTTALRPAVRALHAAGVTVFGVAPSASAAAVLAGETGMNADTVDKLLLEHQRHGGPVAARYRLPAGSTLVVDEASMLGTPRLAALAGLADLNRWRVALVGDPHQLSAVDRAGMFAHFVETGPAIELERIHRFDQAWERAASKRLRAGDRDVLALYEEHGRIAGGTRIEMERFAARRWWDAHQRGESALIVTPANEAARRLNGTIQTMRHDAGQLGSRYVETSEGLRFFVGDRVVTRRNDRTLRTDRGVMVRNRAEWTIFGIDQRKLTLTVRNADGRVSLPSKYVAAYLDLGYAQTIHAAQGRTVDRCILVADDMIDGRGVYVGMTRGRRTNDALVVTDANRDALDVLGAAISKAWDDEPAIETRQELAALQRDANRLARRFGEEASALVQDHFRSAVGVDAAKAFSRSAVEDFGAEL, from the coding sequence GTGACCACGCTGAAGGGCGCGTCCGCGGGCGCGTATTACACCGAGGAGCTTGGCGGCTACTACGTCGACGGCGGCGAACCCGCGGGCCGGTGGTGGGGGAGCGGCGCGGAACGCGAGTTCGAGCTGTCCGGCGACGTCGACGCCGACGAGTTCCTCGCGCTGATGGCCGGACGCGATCCGGCTACCGGTGCGTTGCTCGGTCGCGCGTATGGCGAGCGGTCGGCCCGTGGCTACGACATCACCTTCTCGGCGCCGAAGTCCGTGTCAGTCGTCTGGGCCGTTGGCGAACCGGACCTGAGGGCCGAGGTTGCGGCTGCGCACGACGCGGCGGTGGAGGCGGTGCTGAGCTTCGTCGAGCGCCACGCCCATGTCCGGCCGTCCATCGGGGGCCAGGTGGTCGTGGTCGACGGTCGCGGTCTTGCTGTTGCCCGGTTCCGCCAGCACACGAGCCGCGCGTTGGATCCGCAGCTACACACCCACGCCGTCGTCGTCGCGAAGGTGCGAGCTCCCAACGGCGGCTGGTACGCCCTCGACGCCCGCCTGATCAAGCACGACCAGCGGGCGTTGTCGGCGCTGTACCACGCAGGCTTGCGAGCCGAGCTCACGCGCCGGCTGCGCGTCGAGTGGCGCGATCCGGTCAACGGGATCGCAGAGATGGCCGGCGTTCCTGACGAGGTGCTCGACCGGTTCTCCCGTCGAGCGGGAGATGTCGAGGCACGCCTGCAGGTCAAGCTCGACCGATTTCGCGAGACGCTGAGCCGTGAGCCCATGGCGCGTGAGCGGTGGCGGCTGGAACGGGAGGCGGTTGTCGACTCGCGCCCGTCCAAGCCGAAAGGTCGCGCGGCCAACGAACTGCGCGACACGTGGCGGCACGAGTTGACCGAAGTCGGGGTCCAACCTGAGACGTTGATCGCCGCAGTGACCGACAGACGACAGGGTCTCCCGCTAGACGCGGCCGACACCTCGCGGATGCGACTCTTCGCCCTCGCGGACCTTGCTGAGCGTCAGTCGGGCTGGAGGCCAACCGAACTTGTCGGCGCCGTCGCCCGCGCCACGCCAACAACAACCTCGGAGCGCGCAGATCAGCTTGTTGCCCGCATCGAAGAGGTTGCCGAAGAGGCCATTGCGAGGCAGCTTGTCGACCTCGGGCCCGAACTCGACGAGCGCATTCCCGTGCGGTCCGACGGCCGCCCCATCACTGAATCGGCGCTCGATCGCCGGCTCACGCTCCCTTCGATCATCGAGCAGGAGGAAGCTCTCGTGGCCTGGGCCGAACGACGCTGGGCGTCGCCGGGCACGCCGGCCCACCTCACCGGCGTAGAGGTCGAAGAGCTTGATGCCGCGCAGCGCGTCGTCGCGGCAGCGGTCGCAGGCACAGCACCGCTGGTCTGTGTCGTTGGGCCGGCCGGCGCAGGAAAGACAACGGCGCTGCGCCCAGCGGTGCGCGCGCTCCACGCGGCCGGCGTCACGGTTTTCGGTGTCGCGCCATCTGCCTCGGCGGCCGCGGTGCTTGCCGGCGAGACCGGCATGAACGCCGACACCGTCGACAAGCTGCTGCTCGAACACCAGCGACATGGCGGTCCCGTGGCGGCCCGCTACCGGCTCCCAGCGGGATCGACGCTCGTCGTAGACGAAGCCTCGATGCTCGGCACCCCACGTTTGGCCGCGCTTGCCGGTCTCGCCGACTTGAACAGGTGGCGGGTCGCACTCGTCGGCGACCCGCACCAGCTTTCTGCCGTGGACCGGGCCGGCATGTTCGCCCACTTCGTTGAAACTGGACCTGCGATCGAACTCGAACGCATCCACCGATTCGACCAAGCCTGGGAGCGTGCAGCCAGCAAACGGCTGCGCGCCGGCGACCGCGATGTGCTCGCTCTCTACGAAGAACACGGACGAATCGCCGGAGGCACCCGCATCGAGATGGAGCGCTTCGCCGCGAGGCGTTGGTGGGACGCGCATCAACGCGGCGAAAGCGCGCTCATCGTCACGCCGGCAAACGAGGCCGCGCGGCGACTCAACGGCACGATCCAGACGATGCGTCACGACGCCGGCCAACTCGGAAGTCGCTACGTCGAGACGAGCGAAGGCCTTCGTTTCTTTGTTGGAGACCGAGTCGTGACTCGACGCAACGACCGAACGCTGCGAACCGACCGGGGCGTGATGGTCCGCAACCGCGCAGAGTGGACGATCTTCGGCATCGACCAGCGCAAGCTCACGCTCACGGTTCGCAACGCGGACGGGAGGGTGAGCCTGCCCTCCAAGTACGTCGCGGCCTACCTCGACCTCGGCTACGCGCAGACGATTCACGCCGCACAGGGCCGGACGGTGGACCGCTGCATCCTCGTCGCCGACGACATGATCGACGGCCGCGGTGTATACGTCGGTATGACGCGAGGCCGACGGACCAACGACGCGCTCGTCGTCACCGACGCGAACCGAGACGCTCTCGATGTGCTCGGTGCCGCCATCTCCAAAGCGTGGGACGATGAGCCCGCGATCGAAACACGGCAGGAACTCGCCGCGCTCCAACGTGATGCGAACCGACTCGCGCGACGGTTTGGTGAGGAAGCGAGCGCTCTCGTTCAAGACCACTTCCGCTCTGCGGTTGGCGTCGACGCGGCGAAGGCTTTCAGCCGTAGCGCGGTCGAGGATTTCGGCGCAGAACTGTGA
- a CDS encoding helix-turn-helix domain-containing protein, whose protein sequence is MGQLALMTVDELAELLNVSVHHVRRLVYERRIPFLKIGSRVRFEASAVEEWLATLRVDTYASMNGLAHLAETRPRSQPGARGRAR, encoded by the coding sequence ATGGGACAACTCGCACTCATGACCGTTGACGAACTCGCCGAGCTCCTGAACGTTTCCGTGCATCACGTTCGTCGGCTCGTCTACGAGCGCCGCATCCCATTCCTCAAGATCGGCAGCCGCGTGCGATTCGAGGCGAGCGCGGTGGAGGAGTGGCTGGCGACGCTGAGAGTTGACACGTACGCGTCAATGAACGGTCTTGCCCACTTGGCAGAGACGCGTCCACGATCGCAACCAGGCGCCCGCGGCCGCGCCCGATGA
- a CDS encoding P-loop NTPase produces the protein MAGDSPIFIGVCSGKGGVGKSTVTVNLALALRDLRMSVGVIDADFYGPDIPRMLNITRKVETRFVTLWDSPQSKRGRPLSPVECLGIKVVSAQFLMGEAQSFAVTGGFAGMLLDRFVNHVDWTGTDVVLIDLPPGTADLQQRATALPGMAGCLVVTTPQDVSHLDARKLLSLLRYRGVRVLGGVENMAAFRCPCCDAEIALFRPTPPDRAIWSASVPNLASIPFHTEVTDADHSGVPVVERAPDSAPASAFADLARHVSALIGG, from the coding sequence GTGGCTGGGGATTCTCCGATCTTCATCGGTGTTTGTAGCGGCAAGGGCGGCGTCGGAAAGTCGACGGTCACCGTTAACCTCGCTCTGGCGCTGCGGGACCTGCGTATGAGTGTCGGAGTAATTGATGCCGACTTCTACGGGCCGGACATCCCGCGGATGCTGAACATCACACGCAAGGTCGAGACACGCTTCGTGACCCTGTGGGATAGCCCGCAGTCAAAGAGAGGTCGCCCCCTGTCGCCCGTCGAATGTTTGGGCATCAAGGTCGTTTCGGCACAGTTCCTTATGGGCGAGGCGCAGAGCTTTGCGGTTACTGGCGGATTCGCAGGAATGCTCCTCGACCGGTTCGTCAACCACGTCGACTGGACCGGGACCGATGTCGTGCTCATCGACCTTCCTCCGGGGACCGCCGACCTTCAACAGCGCGCGACCGCTCTGCCGGGGATGGCGGGTTGCCTCGTAGTGACCACGCCGCAAGACGTCTCGCACCTCGACGCGAGAAAGCTCCTCAGCCTGCTGCGGTATCGCGGAGTGCGCGTTCTCGGCGGCGTTGAGAACATGGCCGCCTTCCGCTGCCCGTGCTGCGACGCCGAGATCGCCTTGTTCAGGCCGACCCCGCCTGACCGGGCAATCTGGTCCGCTTCGGTACCGAACCTCGCCTCGATCCCGTTCCACACAGAGGTAACCGACGCCGACCACTCGGGTGTCCCCGTCGTCGAACGCGCCCCCGATAGCGCGCCCGCATCTGCCTTCGCTGACTTGGCCCGGCATGTCAGCGCGCTCATCGGCGGCTGA
- a CDS encoding metal-dependent hydrolase — translation MFFWYAAFAVLGAWAVLRDARFDYRLIALGAVLPELIDAPVGHRALAHTLVFAVGSLALVMLLTINRRSLRKHLIAIPIGFFAHLVLDFVWVDKSLFWWPGFGSWGSTGIVPAMPWLVVREVIGVVGAVVVLRRWRDGRLA, via the coding sequence GTGTTCTTCTGGTACGCCGCGTTCGCGGTGCTCGGGGCGTGGGCCGTCCTGCGCGACGCGCGCTTCGACTACCGCCTCATCGCGCTCGGCGCGGTGTTGCCCGAACTCATCGACGCTCCGGTCGGGCACCGGGCGCTGGCGCACACGCTGGTCTTCGCCGTCGGCTCGCTGGCGCTGGTGATGCTGTTGACGATCAACCGGCGGTCGCTGCGCAAGCACCTCATCGCCATTCCGATCGGGTTCTTCGCCCACCTCGTGCTCGACTTCGTGTGGGTCGACAAGTCGCTGTTCTGGTGGCCCGGCTTCGGCAGCTGGGGGTCGACCGGCATCGTGCCGGCGATGCCGTGGCTCGTGGTGCGCGAGGTCATCGGGGTCGTCGGCGCGGTCGTCGTCCTTCGCCGCTGGCGAGACGGCAGACTCGCGTAG
- a CDS encoding histidine phosphatase family protein has translation MLILARHGRTAANAQRLLLGRLNIPLDDLGARQAAAVGAALARSVKPVRVIASPLGRTIETAGAIAAACGVAQVETDERWIEVDYGQYDGEPLAEVPSEVWQHWRSDSAWTPPDGESLADVGVRVRAACEELMAEAAHEDVVVVSHVSPIKAAVAWAVGTGDQAAWRLFCDVASISRIRTTGDQPTLVSWNEVAHLDGVTTD, from the coding sequence ATGTTGATCCTTGCCCGACACGGTCGAACCGCGGCCAACGCCCAGCGCCTGCTCCTCGGGCGGCTCAACATCCCCCTCGACGACCTCGGCGCCCGTCAGGCCGCCGCGGTCGGCGCAGCGCTGGCCCGCTCGGTGAAGCCGGTGCGGGTGATCGCCAGTCCGCTCGGGCGCACCATCGAGACCGCCGGTGCCATCGCCGCGGCGTGCGGCGTCGCCCAGGTCGAAACCGACGAACGCTGGATCGAGGTCGACTACGGCCAGTACGACGGCGAACCGCTCGCCGAAGTGCCCAGCGAGGTGTGGCAGCACTGGCGCTCGGACTCGGCGTGGACGCCGCCCGACGGTGAGTCGCTCGCCGATGTCGGCGTGCGCGTGCGCGCCGCCTGCGAGGAGTTGATGGCCGAGGCGGCGCACGAAGACGTGGTCGTGGTGAGCCACGTGTCGCCGATCAAAGCGGCGGTTGCCTGGGCCGTCGGCACCGGCGATCAGGCGGCGTGGCGCCTCTTCTGCGACGTGGCGTCGATCTCCCGCATCCGCACCACCGGCGACCAGCCGACCCTCGTGTCCTGGAACGAGGTCGCCCATTTGGACGGCGTCACCACCGACTAA
- a CDS encoding methyltransferase domain-containing protein, which produces MADNSESLRGAMVDALIDSAVLGSATVIDALRAVPRHLFVPEVPLETAYADVAIPMKLHDGRAISSASQPAIVAIMLEQLDVQLGDHVLEVGAGTGYNAALLAHLVGSAGRVRTIDIDDDIVLGAQAHLHSAGASDVEVILGDGMFGDPDGASYDRIIATVGIWDIPPSWWEQLVVGGRVVAPLSLRGPQVSIAFDKTSNDVMESSSVRPCGFMRLRGPFSQPATTAVTRGIAVTIDDEVDGPAIREMLSAEPVVRDVGLEASADEMYGSLALWLALHLDGYCTVSVGWRDAEPPIHLAVVTPAGNYGAVSKPSATGWSPALFEGTSLSVVGRVKENLVVSIFGTPAPTSQIADALRRWHEAGRPSPADVRLRAERRPTAGGSQAEIVLSREWTTFSGHWAAAR; this is translated from the coding sequence GTGGCTGACAACTCCGAGAGCCTTCGCGGTGCAATGGTTGATGCGCTGATCGACTCAGCAGTGCTCGGGAGCGCGACAGTTATCGATGCGTTGCGCGCCGTCCCCCGCCACCTCTTTGTTCCGGAGGTGCCTCTTGAAACGGCGTACGCGGACGTAGCAATTCCGATGAAGCTCCATGACGGTCGCGCTATTAGTTCCGCCTCGCAGCCCGCGATCGTGGCCATCATGCTTGAGCAGCTCGACGTGCAACTCGGCGACCATGTACTCGAAGTCGGCGCTGGTACTGGATACAACGCCGCGTTGTTGGCGCACCTCGTCGGCTCAGCGGGACGCGTCCGCACGATCGACATTGACGACGACATCGTTCTTGGCGCGCAAGCACACCTCCACTCAGCAGGGGCAAGCGACGTTGAAGTGATTTTGGGCGACGGGATGTTTGGCGATCCCGACGGCGCGAGCTACGACCGCATCATCGCCACGGTCGGCATCTGGGACATCCCGCCGAGCTGGTGGGAGCAACTTGTTGTTGGCGGGCGTGTGGTTGCGCCGCTTTCTCTCCGCGGGCCCCAGGTCTCCATCGCGTTCGACAAGACCAGCAACGACGTAATGGAGAGTTCCTCTGTTCGGCCCTGCGGCTTCATGCGGCTTCGCGGGCCTTTCAGCCAACCAGCGACGACGGCCGTGACTCGAGGCATCGCGGTGACGATTGACGACGAGGTCGACGGTCCCGCGATCCGAGAGATGCTCTCCGCCGAGCCGGTGGTGCGCGACGTTGGTCTTGAGGCATCGGCGGACGAGATGTACGGAAGTCTGGCGCTATGGCTCGCCTTGCATCTGGACGGATATTGCACCGTGAGCGTCGGCTGGCGCGACGCGGAGCCGCCGATTCACCTGGCCGTGGTCACGCCAGCCGGCAATTACGGCGCCGTTTCGAAGCCGAGTGCGACAGGTTGGAGCCCGGCTCTCTTCGAGGGGACGAGTCTGTCTGTCGTCGGTCGTGTGAAAGAGAACCTGGTCGTTTCCATATTCGGTACGCCGGCACCGACGAGTCAGATTGCGGACGCTCTGAGACGCTGGCACGAAGCAGGACGTCCGTCACCTGCCGATGTCCGTCTCCGGGCGGAACGGCGTCCCACCGCCGGCGGCTCTCAGGCGGAAATCGTCCTTTCAAGAGAGTGGACGACGTTCAGCGGACACTGGGCGGCCGCTCGATAG